The Corynebacterium glaucum genome includes a region encoding these proteins:
- a CDS encoding VOC family protein, whose amino-acid sequence MGTMNNTDFAIRQITFDCHDPSKLAKFWSAATGCEIAADYGDFVMVDSTPALGFQRVEDPTPGKNRMHIDGGGADREAIVQRLKGLGATELGTHKAPGLVWTVMQDPEGNEFCVGSPEA is encoded by the coding sequence ATGGGGACTATGAACAACACCGACTTCGCCATCCGCCAGATCACCTTTGACTGCCACGATCCCTCTAAGCTCGCCAAGTTCTGGTCCGCTGCAACTGGCTGCGAGATCGCTGCCGACTACGGGGACTTCGTCATGGTCGATTCCACTCCGGCGCTGGGGTTCCAGCGCGTCGAGGACCCCACGCCAGGGAAAAACCGCATGCATATCGACGGCGGTGGAGCCGACCGCGAAGCGATCGTTCAGCGCCTGAAGGGGCTGGGTGCGACGGAACTCGGCACTCACAAGGCACCGGGACTCGTTTGGACTGTTATGCAGGATCCTGAGGGCAATGAGTTCTGCGTGGGCAGCCCCGAAGCCTAG
- a CDS encoding type II toxin-antitoxin system RelE family toxin, translated as MNSGNQRTYRVVLTSSAREQLHKMDPFDAMILATWIKDNIDGCADPRAFGKGLSANRSGEWRYRVGSYRILAVIEDEIVTIEVFSIGRRDKVHGR; from the coding sequence GTGAACTCAGGTAATCAGAGAACCTATCGTGTCGTACTGACAAGCAGCGCGCGCGAGCAGCTACACAAGATGGATCCATTCGACGCGATGATCCTTGCCACCTGGATCAAAGACAATATAGACGGCTGCGCAGATCCACGGGCATTCGGAAAAGGTCTATCAGCTAATCGATCTGGCGAGTGGCGGTACCGCGTCGGCTCTTACCGCATCTTGGCAGTAATCGAAGACGAGATTGTCACCATCGAGGTTTTTTCGATAGGGCGCCGCGACAAAGTGCACGGCCGATAA
- the relB gene encoding type II toxin-antitoxin system RelB family antitoxin — protein sequence MTIRMPDEDAELVRKFANFEGVTLSDFARSAILEKIEDAYDLQALREAIAGDSGERFSIDEVLSELR from the coding sequence ATGACTATTCGTATGCCGGATGAAGACGCAGAGCTTGTACGCAAATTCGCAAATTTCGAGGGGGTTACCCTTTCTGACTTTGCTCGATCAGCGATCCTCGAAAAAATCGAGGATGCCTATGATCTGCAGGCATTGCGGGAGGCGATCGCAGGAGATTCAGGAGAGCGGTTCAGTATCGACGAGGTTCTGAGTGAACTCAGGTAA
- a CDS encoding RCC1-like domain-containing protein, with product MDRNLVAAGASHAVSILPDGNVVAAGANFLGQSDSGAWQDIISIAAG from the coding sequence TTGGACCGTAATCTCGTAGCGGCGGGTGCCAGCCACGCGGTGAGTATCTTGCCCGATGGCAACGTCGTTGCCGCAGGCGCGAACTTCCTCGGCCAAAGCGATTCCGGTGCTTGGCAAGACATCATCTCGATCGCCGCAGGCTGA
- a CDS encoding putative glycolipid-binding domain-containing protein, with protein sequence MTQTYTWEHWDDPNIKNVAEVAFTDDGLTATGTQHGNGYRATWTLDAAEEWITRRVTVEAQGDGWSRALELTRNDTGEWSSDTTLTGAQPADLPSPGIADGVDLSEALDCDLGLCPMTNTMPIRRLNLLTENVPDTQLIMAWIDMPSLQIIASDQYYGSIDEDTVHYRSGTRGVDVELEVDHDGVVIVYPDMARRA encoded by the coding sequence ATGACGCAGACATACACCTGGGAGCACTGGGACGACCCCAATATCAAGAACGTCGCGGAGGTCGCATTTACTGACGACGGATTGACCGCCACCGGCACGCAGCACGGCAACGGGTACCGCGCAACGTGGACCCTGGACGCCGCAGAAGAGTGGATCACCCGGCGCGTCACTGTGGAAGCGCAGGGAGACGGCTGGTCTCGCGCCCTGGAGCTCACCCGAAACGATACCGGCGAGTGGTCGAGCGACACTACCCTCACCGGTGCGCAACCCGCCGATCTGCCGTCCCCTGGCATCGCCGACGGGGTTGATCTCAGCGAGGCGCTGGACTGCGACCTCGGTCTGTGCCCGATGACCAACACCATGCCGATCCGGCGGTTGAACCTGCTCACGGAAAATGTCCCGGATACACAGCTGATCATGGCTTGGATCGACATGCCTTCGCTTCAGATCATCGCCTCAGATCAGTACTACGGCTCCATCGACGAGGACACCGTGCACTACCGAAGCGGCACTCGGGGCGTCGACGTCGAGCTCGAGGTGGACCATGATGGCGTGGTCATCGTCTACCCCGACATGGCCCGGCGCGCATAG
- the chrA gene encoding chromate efflux transporter yields MLEVLAVFFRLGLTSFGGPTAHLGYFRDEFVQRRKWMTEEEYADLVAVCQFMPGPASSQVGMAIGLKRAGYAGMFAAWIGFTMPSVILMVAFALGVARLGDISDAGWLAGLKAAAVAVVTQAVMGMSKSIITDAWRAAIALGAFLVVLLVPNPFTQVGVIAAGMVAGVLLFGRERNGENDADHVAATRSKTQSRTVGAVALATFGALLVFLPMIAGAVRNTGVGIFDSFYRAGALVFGGGHVVLPLLEQATVPTGLVDHDSFLAGYGAAQAVPGPLFTFASFLGASAEGVPWLWGATIATVAIFLPAALLVIGVMPFWDRLRQHPMAASALAGANAAVVGILAAALYNPVFTAGVHSPGTMGVAAAAFVALHSFKLPAWAVVIAAALVGGIAL; encoded by the coding sequence GTGCTTGAAGTTCTCGCCGTGTTTTTCCGCCTCGGTCTCACCTCGTTCGGTGGCCCGACCGCGCACCTCGGGTACTTCCGCGACGAGTTTGTTCAGCGCCGGAAGTGGATGACCGAGGAGGAATACGCCGACCTCGTCGCCGTGTGCCAGTTCATGCCGGGGCCCGCCTCGAGCCAGGTAGGCATGGCGATCGGTCTCAAGCGCGCCGGGTACGCAGGCATGTTCGCCGCGTGGATCGGGTTCACCATGCCGTCGGTGATCCTCATGGTGGCATTCGCACTCGGTGTGGCTCGGCTCGGCGACATCTCGGATGCGGGCTGGCTCGCCGGACTGAAAGCCGCGGCGGTGGCCGTGGTTACACAGGCAGTCATGGGCATGAGCAAGAGCATCATTACCGACGCCTGGCGCGCCGCTATCGCACTCGGTGCCTTTCTCGTAGTGCTCTTGGTGCCCAACCCATTCACGCAGGTAGGCGTTATCGCCGCTGGCATGGTCGCCGGGGTACTGCTGTTCGGCCGCGAGCGGAACGGCGAGAACGACGCCGACCATGTCGCCGCAACCCGATCCAAGACCCAGTCCCGAACCGTGGGCGCCGTCGCACTCGCGACGTTCGGGGCGCTGCTCGTCTTCCTCCCGATGATCGCTGGTGCGGTGCGCAACACCGGCGTGGGCATCTTCGACAGTTTCTACCGCGCCGGTGCGCTCGTCTTCGGTGGCGGCCACGTCGTGCTGCCACTGCTTGAGCAAGCAACGGTGCCCACCGGCCTGGTGGACCACGATTCCTTCCTCGCCGGCTACGGCGCCGCCCAAGCGGTGCCGGGCCCGCTATTCACCTTCGCGTCTTTCCTCGGCGCATCGGCGGAGGGCGTGCCGTGGCTCTGGGGTGCCACGATCGCAACGGTCGCGATCTTCCTGCCCGCTGCGCTGCTGGTCATCGGCGTTATGCCGTTTTGGGACCGGCTGCGCCAGCACCCGATGGCAGCTTCCGCGCTCGCAGGTGCGAACGCCGCGGTGGTCGGCATCCTCGCCGCGGCGCTCTACAACCCCGTCTTCACCGCGGGCGTCCACAGCCCCGGCACCATGGGCGTTGCGGCCGCCGCGTTTGTCGCGCTGCATTCGTTCAAACTGCCCGCCTGGGCTGTGGTAATCGCCGCTGCTCTCGTTGGCGGGATCGCGCTATGA
- a CDS encoding GNAT family N-acetyltransferase: MIPVFTAGEGDGGIVAKLLRDFNAEFDTPAPPQHILARRFEELLKLDDVIVILAGPDRASGFAYLTLRPTPYFDGPLAQLEELYVAPELRGQGIGTAMMARMVELLRHRGCEEIHINVDEPDVDARRFYERHGFSNFEAGEDYRMLCYIRELD; encoded by the coding sequence ATGATCCCTGTCTTCACGGCGGGCGAGGGCGACGGGGGAATCGTCGCAAAGCTTCTGCGCGACTTCAACGCGGAGTTCGACACTCCCGCGCCGCCGCAGCACATCCTCGCCCGTCGCTTCGAGGAGCTTTTGAAGCTTGACGACGTCATCGTCATCCTCGCCGGACCCGATCGGGCTTCAGGATTCGCGTACCTGACGCTGCGTCCCACACCGTATTTCGATGGGCCGCTGGCCCAACTCGAGGAGCTGTATGTGGCTCCTGAGCTGCGGGGGCAGGGGATTGGCACGGCAATGATGGCGCGGATGGTGGAGCTACTTCGTCATCGCGGCTGCGAAGAGATCCACATCAACGTCGATGAACCGGACGTGGACGCGCGCCGGTTCTACGAGCGCCACGGGTTCTCGAACTTCGAGGCAGGAGAGGATTACCGTATGCTCTGCTACATTCGCGAGCTGGACTAA
- a CDS encoding nuclear transport factor 2 family protein, with amino-acid sequence MADLSLGALLELERSGWDALCESRGGAFYGELMLDDGLMILVNGFVLTRDAVVESLNGASAWASYELSDARVVPMGEDAAALVYRAEARREGEAPFEAIMTSVYHLVDGMARLAVYQQTTATH; translated from the coding sequence ATGGCTGACTTGAGTCTTGGAGCCCTGCTCGAACTGGAGCGAAGTGGCTGGGACGCGCTGTGCGAATCTCGCGGCGGGGCATTCTACGGGGAGCTGATGCTTGACGACGGGCTGATGATCCTGGTCAACGGGTTTGTCCTGACCCGCGACGCGGTGGTTGAGTCACTAAACGGCGCGTCCGCATGGGCTTCCTACGAGCTTTCGGACGCGCGCGTGGTGCCGATGGGCGAAGATGCCGCAGCCCTGGTTTATCGCGCAGAAGCGAGGCGCGAAGGCGAGGCACCCTTTGAAGCGATCATGACCAGCGTATACCACCTGGTAGATGGCATGGCGCGGCTGGCGGTGTACCAGCAGACCACCGCGACACATTAA
- a CDS encoding sensor histidine kinase has protein sequence MKRLGLRARITVLFVLTVLGVGLALIGLVYLYLKLTPVPFQAVLGGEDSGAVIDAAVPITEEILRVVLTISLSVLGVLTVLAGLTGWFVAGIVIRPLRDIAASAREVTAGKLSTRVRYDGPRDEAAELADALNVMLDSLAAQVAAQRRFAANASHELKTPIATIQTMADVALEDPDTPVDELRRTLTRVREVNAGQADTVTSLLALADLDAGRTLELHPVNLSELADAIANVHGIERTDIEPGLYATGEGELVRQAVDNLARNAVRHGTPGTAELKAYRASESSPDDAPGTVIVEISNDGPHLTAEDIDQLTEPFARSRTGGGHGLGLALVSAIADALEGELTIVPGRVGGVVVKLELPAATVQDR, from the coding sequence ATGAAGCGGCTCGGTTTGCGCGCCCGCATCACGGTGCTCTTCGTCCTCACGGTCCTCGGTGTCGGCCTCGCACTGATCGGCCTGGTGTACCTCTACCTCAAGCTCACCCCGGTGCCGTTCCAAGCCGTTCTCGGCGGAGAAGATTCCGGCGCGGTCATCGACGCCGCGGTGCCCATCACCGAAGAGATCCTCCGTGTGGTGCTCACGATTTCGCTTTCCGTGCTCGGGGTTCTCACCGTGCTTGCCGGGCTGACCGGCTGGTTCGTCGCAGGCATTGTGATCCGACCGCTGCGAGACATCGCCGCTTCAGCTCGCGAGGTCACCGCGGGCAAGCTCTCCACGCGCGTGCGTTACGACGGCCCCCGCGACGAGGCGGCCGAACTCGCCGACGCCCTGAACGTGATGCTTGATTCCCTCGCCGCCCAGGTGGCCGCGCAGCGCCGCTTCGCCGCAAACGCCTCGCACGAGTTGAAGACCCCGATCGCCACCATCCAGACCATGGCCGATGTCGCGCTGGAGGACCCAGATACACCCGTCGACGAGCTCCGCCGCACTCTCACCCGCGTGCGCGAGGTGAATGCCGGTCAGGCTGACACCGTTACTTCCCTGCTGGCGCTCGCCGACCTCGACGCCGGCCGGACGCTTGAGCTACACCCCGTCAACCTGAGCGAGCTCGCGGATGCGATCGCCAACGTCCACGGCATTGAGCGCACCGATATCGAACCTGGCCTTTACGCCACCGGCGAAGGCGAACTCGTGCGCCAAGCGGTGGATAACCTGGCGCGCAATGCAGTGCGTCACGGCACCCCGGGCACCGCCGAGTTGAAGGCATACCGCGCCTCCGAGAGCTCTCCCGACGACGCCCCGGGCACCGTGATTGTCGAGATCAGCAATGACGGCCCGCACCTCACCGCCGAAGACATCGACCAGCTCACCGAACCCTTCGCCCGGTCCCGCACCGGCGGCGGCCACGGTCTCGGTCTCGCACTCGTGAGCGCCATTGCCGATGCGCTTGAAGGCGAGCTGACGATAGTGCCGGGGCGGGTTGGAGGGGTCGTCGTCAAGCTTGAACTCCCTGCTGCGACCGTGCAGGACCGCTAG
- a CDS encoding response regulator transcription factor produces MTVRVLVVDDEVYLAEAIGTALARAGMEVKLAHDGQEGLLLIDAFVPDVVVLDRDLPGVHGDDVCRRIRSDHPSTRVIMLTASGTLDQRLEGFSLGADDYLPKPFELPELIARVEALARRTGPAPGRSGAADLPRGEVYRCGNVRMDTFRKEVTRAGDPVALSPKEFAILEVLMAADGGVISAEELLEEAWDAYADPFTNSPRVTISHLRRKLGDPWIVHTIPGSGYYVATEPRP; encoded by the coding sequence ATGACAGTTCGCGTTCTTGTGGTTGATGATGAGGTCTACCTCGCCGAAGCAATCGGCACCGCACTCGCTCGCGCAGGCATGGAGGTCAAGCTCGCCCACGATGGCCAGGAGGGACTATTGCTTATCGACGCCTTTGTGCCCGACGTTGTCGTCCTCGACCGGGACCTGCCCGGCGTGCACGGCGACGACGTCTGCCGCCGCATCAGAAGCGATCACCCGTCCACCCGAGTCATCATGCTCACTGCCTCGGGCACGCTGGATCAGCGCTTGGAGGGGTTCTCCCTCGGTGCCGACGATTACCTGCCGAAGCCGTTCGAGCTACCGGAGCTCATCGCGCGCGTGGAGGCACTCGCCCGCCGCACCGGACCGGCCCCCGGGCGCAGCGGGGCGGCCGACCTCCCGCGCGGCGAGGTCTACCGCTGCGGCAACGTGCGCATGGACACTTTCCGCAAGGAGGTCACGCGCGCCGGCGACCCGGTCGCGCTGAGCCCGAAGGAGTTCGCCATCCTCGAAGTCCTCATGGCCGCAGACGGCGGCGTCATCTCCGCGGAGGAACTCCTCGAAGAAGCGTGGGATGCGTACGCGGATCCGTTCACGAACTCGCCGAGAGTGACCATCTCGCACCTGCGCCGCAAACTCGGCGACCCGTGGATCGTGCACACTATCCCGGGCTCTGGCTATTACGTTGCTACGGAGCCACGACCATGA
- a CDS encoding DUF418 domain-containing protein, translated as MQMPMEKPVTNRVIGVDVARAVALIGMMVAHLTYSDGIAAEVVYGFPSALFALLAGVSMGFMAGRGARPVHFIVRGVILIALHLALLPFAGSIYVVLGTLGICMIALAWAPRWGRRVIAGVIAACTVVSGLVWQFDDGTLWPISEPYPVFMWAALMLAGMLTQRYIIGHTRRCVVAAALGPVAMALTILARWYMYLPWFFDAEGHTGGVIDVVGSAGAAIGMCALCCLAAQPWQRVLPRMGAMPLTLYCLHVVTADYVGLWITLAVAAVLATVWLQFFRRGPVEAAVRRLVASGAGAIEKRAMKEGKKNEAASIHPGGGHVGDGGYGGHELPARIGNGEHDLRR; from the coding sequence ATGCAGATGCCAATGGAAAAGCCTGTGACCAACCGTGTCATCGGAGTTGACGTTGCACGCGCGGTGGCGCTGATCGGGATGATGGTTGCGCACCTGACATACTCGGACGGGATCGCGGCGGAGGTGGTGTACGGCTTTCCGTCTGCCCTGTTCGCGCTGCTTGCCGGCGTGTCTATGGGATTCATGGCCGGGCGCGGTGCGCGACCGGTGCACTTCATCGTGCGCGGCGTGATCTTGATCGCGCTGCACCTTGCGCTGCTGCCGTTTGCCGGTTCGATTTACGTTGTGCTGGGCACGCTTGGCATCTGCATGATCGCACTGGCGTGGGCGCCGCGGTGGGGCCGGCGGGTGATCGCCGGTGTGATTGCCGCCTGCACCGTCGTGTCCGGGTTGGTGTGGCAGTTTGACGACGGCACTTTGTGGCCCATCAGCGAGCCATACCCCGTATTCATGTGGGCGGCGCTGATGCTCGCCGGCATGCTCACGCAGCGCTACATCATCGGCCACACCCGACGTTGCGTTGTGGCGGCGGCGCTTGGCCCGGTGGCGATGGCGCTGACGATTCTGGCGCGCTGGTACATGTACCTGCCCTGGTTCTTCGACGCTGAGGGGCACACGGGCGGGGTGATTGACGTGGTCGGGTCTGCAGGGGCAGCGATCGGCATGTGCGCTTTGTGCTGCCTGGCGGCGCAACCGTGGCAACGGGTGCTGCCGCGCATGGGCGCGATGCCGCTGACCCTGTACTGCTTGCACGTGGTGACTGCGGATTACGTCGGCCTGTGGATCACGCTTGCCGTCGCCGCGGTGCTTGCCACCGTGTGGCTGCAGTTTTTCCGGCGGGGGCCGGTCGAAGCCGCCGTGCGACGCCTCGTGGCATCCGGCGCAGGCGCGATTGAGAAGCGCGCAATGAAGGAAGGAAAGAAGAATGAAGCAGCAAGTATTCACCCGGGCGGCGGACACGTCGGCGATGGTGGCTACGGTGGCCATGAGCTCCCTGCCCGCATTGGCAATGGAGAGCACGACCTTCGCCGGTGA
- a CDS encoding trypsin-like serine protease, protein MKQQVFTRAADTSAMVATVAMSSLPALAMESTTFAGDSPETEPVVSVRVDDSDPKDGVCTGTAIAEHWVITARHCTDMARKPGGSVRTGQGDSQAVYQVDRVEVAPRGDIALMHTVEPMRLSHFAEVAAEAPSGEVNIYGWSSDGSGGSTQLPSAKGKVEGESELSLYDAPVAAKVTLADGARIQPGDSGGAIFADGKVAGIMSAGLFEDPDNPTEEEMQSNSAVAVAPVADQAEWIRSVAGEQEPESTAAGGNAPSAGAASGGSTEWLRYAALGLGVLALLAAGFWALRRH, encoded by the coding sequence ATGAAGCAGCAAGTATTCACCCGGGCGGCGGACACGTCGGCGATGGTGGCTACGGTGGCCATGAGCTCCCTGCCCGCATTGGCAATGGAGAGCACGACCTTCGCCGGTGATTCACCCGAGACCGAGCCGGTGGTCTCCGTCCGCGTCGACGACTCCGACCCGAAAGACGGCGTGTGCACCGGCACCGCGATTGCCGAGCACTGGGTAATCACCGCCCGGCACTGCACCGACATGGCGCGCAAACCCGGCGGCTCCGTACGCACCGGCCAAGGCGACTCGCAGGCTGTCTACCAGGTTGATCGCGTCGAAGTCGCGCCCCGCGGCGACATCGCACTGATGCACACCGTCGAACCGATGCGGCTCTCGCACTTCGCGGAGGTCGCCGCTGAAGCACCCAGCGGCGAAGTCAACATCTACGGCTGGTCGAGCGACGGCTCCGGCGGTTCAACCCAGCTGCCCTCAGCAAAAGGCAAGGTCGAGGGGGAATCAGAGCTTTCGCTTTACGACGCCCCGGTAGCCGCCAAAGTCACCCTCGCAGACGGAGCCCGCATCCAGCCGGGTGATTCTGGCGGTGCCATCTTCGCCGACGGGAAAGTTGCGGGCATCATGTCCGCAGGCCTGTTTGAAGACCCGGATAACCCCACCGAGGAGGAGATGCAGAGCAACTCCGCCGTTGCGGTCGCGCCGGTGGCGGACCAGGCGGAGTGGATCCGCTCAGTCGCGGGGGAGCAGGAACCGGAAAGCACCGCAGCTGGTGGCAACGCCCCGAGCGCCGGAGCCGCAAGCGGCGGGTCCACCGAGTGGCTGCGTTACGCAGCCCTCGGGCTGGGCGTGCTCGCGCTCCTTGCCGCCGGTTTCTGGGCGCTGCGGCGTCACTAG
- a CDS encoding bifunctional metallophosphatase/5'-nucleotidase, producing MRTRRFRLNVATITTATATAAAIAVSGTTVAVAQPANAGTAQLTISNITDFHGYWNTTQRVPGATHLKCAVDRAAEGRNHIFTSSGDLIGASPFESMLLDDAPTIDVLNLMGLEVSAVGNHEFDQGAEDFSNRVVNEANWSWVAANADSIDGTEEYVIKEIDGVKVAFVGTITDDMPNLVNPAAIAGITWNNPVAVTNSVADELKNSKKADIVVALVHEGGIKASEFSDSVDVAFLGHSHQVINEPDNSPVLIQAGEYGKNLANVDISFDRATGEVTFDKVELLDADQIRACDTPQPEVEAIVKEAVDAASAEGNRVIGKVDTQFYRNGAQESQLNNFIAEVTRQGVTNNSAVKVDIGVMNAGGVRAELEPGEVTYAEAFAIQPFGNENTYIELKGSDFLAALEQQWREDPDRPMFPLGISDNVTYTYDPTAPVGSKVTSVTIDGKPLDPEATYIVAGSQFLLNGGDKFEAFTRGSAQANLGYIDVNALVEYLGANENPTPRTSQSNIGVHLPKSLKAGEKATIELSSLLYADGESASTVTVTLGDATASAPITAETGGATQNEYGVAAVELDVPAGLTGTQELKITTDAGTEAVVPVELGAATTAPGTDDSKGDDSKDGDSKDGDKKDPSHTLQPVKENPVLTIARIALVGLASILGLISRFIPAFLRGGILA from the coding sequence ATGCGTACCCGTCGCTTCCGCCTCAACGTAGCCACTATCACCACCGCGACTGCAACCGCCGCCGCAATTGCTGTCTCCGGCACCACCGTTGCCGTTGCACAACCCGCAAACGCTGGCACCGCCCAGCTGACGATCTCCAACATCACCGATTTCCACGGTTACTGGAACACCACCCAGCGCGTTCCGGGCGCAACTCACCTCAAGTGCGCCGTCGACCGCGCTGCAGAGGGTCGCAACCACATCTTCACCTCCTCCGGCGACCTGATCGGCGCTTCCCCTTTCGAGTCGATGCTCCTGGATGACGCTCCGACGATCGACGTGCTCAATCTCATGGGACTCGAGGTCTCCGCGGTGGGCAACCACGAGTTCGACCAGGGCGCGGAGGACTTCTCCAACCGCGTTGTCAACGAGGCGAACTGGAGCTGGGTTGCGGCGAACGCCGACAGTATCGACGGCACCGAGGAATACGTGATCAAGGAAATCGACGGCGTCAAGGTCGCCTTCGTAGGCACGATTACCGACGACATGCCGAACCTGGTCAACCCCGCAGCAATCGCTGGCATCACGTGGAACAACCCCGTCGCTGTCACGAACTCCGTTGCAGACGAGCTGAAGAACTCGAAGAAAGCAGACATCGTGGTCGCGCTCGTCCACGAGGGCGGCATCAAAGCCAGCGAGTTCTCCGACTCCGTCGACGTCGCCTTCCTGGGCCACTCGCACCAGGTGATCAACGAGCCGGATAACTCCCCGGTGCTCATCCAAGCTGGCGAGTACGGCAAGAACCTCGCCAACGTCGACATCAGCTTCGACCGTGCTACCGGCGAGGTCACCTTCGACAAGGTCGAGCTTCTCGATGCCGACCAAATCCGCGCCTGCGATACCCCGCAGCCAGAGGTCGAGGCGATTGTGAAGGAAGCAGTTGACGCCGCGAGCGCCGAGGGTAACCGCGTGATCGGCAAGGTGGACACCCAGTTCTACCGAAACGGCGCACAGGAGTCGCAACTGAACAACTTCATCGCTGAGGTGACTCGCCAGGGCGTGACTAACAACTCCGCTGTCAAGGTCGACATCGGTGTGATGAACGCGGGCGGTGTGCGCGCAGAGCTCGAGCCGGGCGAGGTGACCTACGCCGAGGCGTTCGCGATCCAGCCATTCGGTAACGAAAACACCTACATCGAGCTCAAGGGCTCCGACTTCCTCGCGGCCCTCGAGCAGCAGTGGCGCGAGGACCCGGACCGTCCGATGTTCCCGCTCGGCATCTCCGACAACGTGACCTACACCTACGACCCGACCGCACCGGTCGGGTCCAAGGTCACTTCCGTGACCATCGACGGCAAGCCGCTCGATCCGGAAGCAACCTACATCGTCGCCGGCTCCCAGTTCCTGCTCAACGGCGGCGACAAGTTCGAGGCTTTCACTCGCGGCAGCGCGCAAGCCAACTTGGGCTACATCGACGTCAACGCACTGGTGGAGTACCTCGGCGCGAACGAGAACCCGACCCCGCGCACCAGCCAGTCCAACATCGGCGTCCACCTGCCTAAGTCGCTCAAAGCCGGCGAAAAGGCGACCATCGAGCTCAGCTCGCTGCTCTACGCCGATGGTGAATCCGCGTCCACTGTTACCGTCACGCTTGGCGACGCCACCGCCTCTGCTCCAATCACCGCCGAGACCGGCGGCGCAACGCAGAATGAATACGGCGTTGCCGCCGTTGAGCTCGACGTGCCCGCGGGACTGACCGGCACGCAGGAGCTGAAGATCACCACCGACGCCGGCACCGAGGCCGTTGTCCCGGTTGAACTCGGCGCGGCGACTACCGCCCCTGGCACCGATGACTCCAAAGGCGACGACTCCAAGGACGGCGACTCCAAGGACGGCGACAAGAAGGATCCGTCACACACCCTCCAGCCGGTCAAGGAGAACCCGGTGCTGACCATCGCGCGCATCGCGCTGGTCGGTCTGGCCTCGATTCTCGGCCTGATCTCGCGGTTCATCCCGGCGTTCCTGCGCGGCGGCATCCTCGCCTAA